A window from Aerococcus sp. Group 1 encodes these proteins:
- the dnaJ gene encoding molecular chaperone DnaJ: MAKGDYYDILGVSKDASQKDIKRAYRKLAKKYHPDLNHDPGAEEKYKEVTEAYEVLSDENKRKQYDQFGHAGANGGFGGFGNGSYQSYSGQGFSGFEDIFDQFFGGQGGFGGFGSSASQRSRTAPRRGDDLQYTMDLSFEEAIFGKEETISYKREEACQVCEGSGAKPGTSKKTCPTCNGQGVVQQVRNTPFGQMASQTTCSQCQGEGKIIEDPCTNCQGSGREEKTHTVKVKVPAGVEDGQSIRLSGQGSAGYNKGPAGDLYVVFRVAKSNIFQRKGSQISIDLPLNFAQAALGDEVEVPTVHGKVNLKIPAGTQSGDTIRLRGKGAPVLNRDRNGDQLVNIKIITPKHLNDKQKAALRDFAKASGNNITEEEKNFFDKIKDAFS; the protein is encoded by the coding sequence ATGGCTAAAGGAGATTACTATGACATTTTAGGTGTCAGTAAAGACGCCAGCCAGAAAGATATCAAGCGTGCTTACCGTAAACTAGCAAAAAAATACCATCCTGACTTAAACCATGATCCCGGTGCTGAAGAAAAATATAAAGAAGTAACGGAAGCATATGAAGTTTTAAGTGACGAAAATAAACGGAAACAATACGATCAGTTTGGTCATGCTGGTGCAAATGGTGGCTTCGGTGGCTTTGGCAATGGAAGTTATCAATCCTACTCAGGACAAGGTTTCTCTGGCTTTGAAGATATCTTCGATCAGTTCTTTGGTGGTCAAGGTGGCTTTGGTGGCTTTGGCTCATCTGCTAGTCAACGGTCTAGGACTGCACCTCGCCGTGGGGACGACTTACAATACACCATGGATTTAAGCTTTGAAGAAGCTATCTTTGGTAAGGAAGAAACGATCTCATATAAACGTGAAGAAGCTTGCCAGGTATGTGAAGGCTCTGGTGCTAAGCCGGGAACGTCCAAGAAAACTTGTCCAACCTGTAATGGCCAAGGGGTAGTTCAACAAGTAAGAAATACCCCATTTGGACAAATGGCTAGTCAAACCACCTGTAGCCAGTGTCAAGGTGAGGGTAAGATTATCGAAGACCCATGTACTAATTGCCAAGGAAGCGGTCGAGAAGAGAAGACCCATACGGTTAAAGTGAAGGTTCCAGCCGGTGTAGAAGATGGGCAATCGATTCGTCTTTCCGGACAAGGTTCAGCTGGCTACAATAAGGGGCCAGCCGGTGACCTCTATGTGGTCTTCCGGGTAGCTAAAAGCAATATCTTCCAAAGAAAAGGGTCGCAAATTAGTATTGACTTGCCTCTAAACTTTGCCCAAGCCGCTCTGGGTGATGAAGTTGAGGTTCCAACCGTTCACGGCAAAGTTAACCTTAAAATTCCTGCTGGTACACAAAGTGGCGATACCATCCGTTTACGTGGCAAAGGCGCCCCAGTCTTAAACCGTGACCGCAATGGAGATCAATTAGTAAATATTAAGATCATCACACCTAAACATCTAAATGATAAACAAAAAGCTGCTCTTCGTGATTTTGCTAAAGCATCAGGTAATAATATTACTGAAGAAGAGAAGAATTTCTTTGATAAAATTAAGGATGCCTTTTCATAA
- the dnaK gene encoding molecular chaperone DnaK produces the protein MSKIIGIDLGTTNSAVSVLEGGEPVIITNPEGNRTSPSVVAFKDGEIQVGEVAKRQMVTNPNTVASIKRHMGESGYKVHVNDKDYTPEEISAMILQYLKGYAEDYLGESVSKAVITVPAYFNDAQRQATKDAGKIAGLEVERIVNEPTAAALAYGLDKDDKDEQILVFDLGGGTFDVSVLELGDGVFEVLSTAGDNKLGGDDFDQRIVDYLVEEFKKDNGIDLSNDKMAMQRLKDAAEKAKKDLSGVTSTQISLPFISAGESGPLHLELTLTRAKFNELTDDLVDRTTKPVQQALADADLSKSDIDQVILVGGSTRIPAVVDHVKELTGQDPHRGVNPDEVVAMGAAIQGGVITGDVKDVVLLDVTPLSLGIETMGGVFTKLIDRNTTIPTSKSQVFSTAADNQPAVDIHVLQGERPMAADNKTLGRFQLTDINPAPRGVPQIEVKFDIDKNGIVNVSATDKGTGKEQAITIQSNSGLTDEEIDRMMKDAEANAEEDNKRKEEAELKNEVEQIIHQTEKTTKDVEGKADQADIDKANQLKDELKAAQEAGNTDEMEAKKDELMEVLQQLTVKLYEANQAEGQSENQDNNDDGTVEGDFEEVNDDK, from the coding sequence ATGAGTAAAATTATAGGAATTGACTTAGGAACTACAAATTCTGCCGTTTCAGTATTAGAAGGTGGAGAACCAGTAATTATTACTAACCCAGAAGGCAATCGTACTTCACCCTCTGTAGTAGCTTTTAAAGATGGCGAAATTCAAGTAGGAGAAGTCGCTAAACGCCAAATGGTGACAAACCCGAATACAGTTGCTTCGATTAAACGTCATATGGGGGAATCCGGTTACAAGGTTCATGTCAATGACAAAGATTACACCCCAGAAGAAATTTCTGCTATGATCTTACAATACCTAAAAGGCTACGCTGAAGATTACTTAGGAGAAAGTGTAAGTAAAGCTGTTATTACTGTTCCAGCTTACTTTAATGACGCCCAACGTCAAGCAACCAAAGATGCTGGTAAAATTGCTGGCTTAGAAGTTGAACGGATTGTTAACGAACCTACTGCAGCTGCTTTAGCTTATGGTTTAGACAAAGATGATAAAGACGAACAAATCCTAGTCTTTGACCTAGGTGGCGGGACCTTTGACGTTTCTGTCTTAGAACTCGGTGACGGAGTCTTTGAAGTTTTATCTACTGCCGGTGATAATAAATTAGGTGGGGATGACTTTGACCAACGCATTGTGGATTACTTAGTTGAAGAATTTAAGAAGGATAATGGGATTGATCTTTCCAATGACAAAATGGCTATGCAACGTCTAAAAGATGCTGCAGAAAAAGCGAAAAAGGATTTATCCGGAGTTACCTCTACACAAATCAGCCTACCATTCATCTCTGCTGGTGAAAGTGGCCCATTACACTTAGAATTAACCTTAACTCGGGCAAAATTCAATGAACTTACTGATGACTTAGTTGACCGGACTACTAAACCTGTTCAACAAGCCTTAGCTGATGCTGATTTATCCAAGTCAGATATTGACCAAGTGATTTTAGTTGGTGGTTCTACCCGTATTCCTGCAGTGGTTGACCATGTTAAAGAATTAACTGGTCAAGACCCACACCGTGGTGTTAACCCTGATGAAGTGGTTGCTATGGGTGCTGCTATTCAAGGTGGTGTGATTACTGGTGACGTTAAAGACGTTGTCTTACTCGACGTTACGCCACTATCCTTAGGTATTGAAACCATGGGTGGAGTCTTTACCAAATTAATTGATCGGAACACGACTATCCCAACGTCTAAATCTCAAGTCTTTTCAACGGCTGCAGATAACCAACCCGCTGTAGATATCCACGTCTTACAAGGTGAACGTCCTATGGCTGCTGACAACAAGACTTTAGGTCGTTTCCAATTAACTGATATTAACCCAGCTCCTCGTGGTGTCCCTCAAATCGAAGTGAAATTTGATATTGACAAAAACGGGATCGTTAATGTTTCAGCCACAGATAAAGGCACCGGTAAGGAACAAGCGATTACCATTCAATCCAATTCTGGTTTAACCGATGAAGAAATTGACCGCATGATGAAAGATGCTGAAGCTAACGCTGAAGAAGATAACAAGCGTAAAGAAGAAGCAGAATTGAAGAATGAAGTTGAACAAATCATCCATCAAACTGAAAAAACTACTAAAGATGTTGAAGGCAAAGCGGATCAAGCAGATATTGATAAAGCCAACCAATTAAAAGACGAACTAAAGGCTGCCCAAGAAGCTGGAAATACTGATGAGATGGAAGCTAAGAAGGACGAATTAATGGAAGTTCTTCAACAATTAACGGTAAAACTTTACGAAGCAAATCAAGCAGAAGGCCAAAGTGAAAATCAAGATAATAATGATGATGGTACTGTTGAAGGTGACTTCGAGGAAGTAAATGACGATAAATAA
- the grpE gene encoding nucleotide exchange factor GrpE, whose product MSKVHDKNNQDVDPENIHEDEKLVQDKNKAQDLEQNQNNKADKDNEPENLADDEKNKTADEDKEVHENDKESELQSIKKELEEKNDQILRLSAEIKNIQRRNNKERQDAAKYRSQHLAEKLLGAVDNLERALTIEADDEASRRMKRGIEMVLESIQSAFNDEEIKTIDPKGEKFDPNFHQSVSSVPADDGQVSDTIVEVYQKGYVIKDRVLRPAMVVVAQ is encoded by the coding sequence ATGAGCAAAGTTCATGATAAGAACAATCAGGATGTTGACCCAGAAAATATACATGAAGATGAAAAGTTAGTCCAGGATAAAAACAAGGCTCAAGATTTGGAACAAAATCAAAATAATAAAGCCGATAAGGATAATGAGCCAGAAAACCTGGCTGATGATGAGAAAAATAAAACCGCAGATGAAGATAAAGAAGTCCATGAGAATGATAAAGAGAGTGAACTTCAAAGTATAAAGAAAGAACTTGAAGAAAAAAATGATCAAATTCTTCGCTTATCTGCAGAAATTAAGAATATTCAAAGAAGAAATAATAAGGAAAGACAAGATGCTGCTAAGTACCGTTCCCAACATTTAGCTGAAAAACTCTTAGGTGCAGTTGATAACTTAGAACGGGCCTTGACTATTGAAGCAGATGATGAAGCGAGTCGCAGGATGAAACGCGGCATTGAAATGGTATTGGAAAGTATTCAAAGTGCCTTTAATGATGAAGAAATAAAAACGATTGATCCTAAAGGCGAAAAGTTTGATCCTAACTTCCACCAATCTGTTTCATCTGTTCCTGCCGATGACGGTCAAGTATCAGATACTATAGTTGAAGTCTATCAAAAAGGCTATGTCATCAAAGACCGTGTCTTAAGACCAGCTATGGTAGTCGTTGCACAATAA
- the hrcA gene encoding heat-inducible transcriptional repressor HrcA produces MLSKRQIIILKAIVDAYSQSEEPIGSKSILKLTGLEASSATIRNDMAKLEKLDLIKKMHSSSGRVPTEAGYRFYINYILPKNGGIIDSGLSEAENEKVSEIFQSPYLALDEIVNRSTELLAELTNYVAISLGPDAYHYHLAGFRFVPVTSRQVMLVLVTEEGTVETQIYRLPDSVSMEALEDMANIINRDLIGLSLPSVLVRLKSNYMSYFDESIRRLLYEGSIIEDLLKKIDASRVFVKGKANLYNHLYQSDAYQQVENLNRLFANPNLLDTLIDPGDQGIQVKVGKDMQADGLNRLSIMATNFVGGNNDQQTISVAILGPENMSYLRMAQLFQGVRLQLNHYIDSYYKNDKEEG; encoded by the coding sequence ATGTTAAGTAAAAGACAAATTATTATTTTAAAAGCGATTGTTGACGCCTATAGTCAAAGTGAAGAACCGATTGGCTCTAAATCGATTCTAAAACTGACTGGCCTTGAGGCAAGTTCTGCAACTATTAGAAATGATATGGCAAAACTTGAAAAACTTGATTTGATTAAAAAGATGCACTCGTCTTCCGGAAGAGTGCCAACTGAAGCCGGCTACCGCTTCTACATTAATTATATTCTTCCCAAGAACGGTGGAATTATCGATAGTGGATTAAGTGAAGCGGAAAATGAAAAGGTGAGTGAAATATTTCAATCACCTTACTTGGCTTTAGATGAAATTGTCAATCGCTCAACTGAACTATTAGCTGAGCTAACTAACTATGTGGCGATTTCTTTAGGACCCGACGCTTACCATTATCATTTAGCGGGCTTTCGCTTTGTACCGGTAACTAGCCGGCAAGTGATGCTTGTCTTAGTGACAGAAGAAGGGACAGTGGAAACGCAAATCTATCGTTTGCCAGACAGTGTATCTATGGAAGCTTTAGAGGATATGGCAAATATTATTAACCGTGATTTAATTGGTTTAAGTCTTCCTAGCGTTCTTGTACGCCTTAAAAGTAACTATATGTCCTATTTTGATGAATCAATTCGACGTTTACTTTATGAAGGAAGTATAATCGAAGATTTACTTAAAAAAATTGATGCCTCACGCGTCTTTGTTAAAGGTAAGGCAAATCTTTATAATCATCTCTATCAAAGTGATGCTTATCAACAGGTAGAGAATTTAAATCGTCTATTTGCTAATCCTAACTTATTAGATACACTCATTGATCCGGGTGATCAAGGGATTCAAGTGAAGGTAGGTAAGGATATGCAGGCTGATGGCCTCAATCGTTTATCTATTATGGCTACCAATTTTGTTGGTGGTAATAATGATCAACAAACGATTTCTGTGGCTATTCTCGGCCCAGAAAATATGTCTTACCTGCGTATGGCTCAACTATTTCAAGGTGTGAGACTACAGCTCAATCACTATATCGATTCATATTATAAAAATGATAAAGAGGAGGGGTAA
- the ribF gene encoding riboflavin biosynthesis protein RibF has product MQVITIHHPIDQNLKNNEGIVLALGFFDGVHRGHQAVIKAARKEAFKRKLPLAVMTFNISPLIVNQDLHPNQMKYLTQNQEKMLLLETFGVDRVYLVDYTSAFSNQSPKAFVDNYLVGLNAKVVVAGFDYTYGAKAIANMKNLPDYAEDRFKIIEVPVLNENNNKIASKQIRKELTEGSLEEANQALGYPYFFRGLVINGFKRGRTLGFPTANIYTQASTLIPKVGVYLVQCQINHQLFWGMASIGYNVTFGDDNDKTIEINLFDFESEIYGEEMLVFWYEYLRGEKKFSSVEAMVEQLNQDKSDCLSRLQKYENYQN; this is encoded by the coding sequence ATGCAAGTAATAACCATTCATCATCCCATAGATCAGAATCTTAAAAATAATGAGGGTATCGTTTTAGCTTTGGGTTTTTTTGATGGCGTCCATCGTGGCCATCAAGCAGTGATTAAAGCTGCAAGGAAGGAAGCCTTCAAACGCAAGCTTCCATTAGCAGTGATGACATTTAATATTTCACCTTTAATTGTTAATCAAGACCTTCACCCTAATCAAATGAAATACCTGACGCAAAATCAAGAAAAGATGCTTTTGCTTGAGACTTTTGGGGTAGATCGGGTTTACTTAGTTGATTATACCAGTGCCTTTTCTAATCAAAGTCCCAAAGCTTTCGTTGATAATTATCTGGTTGGCTTAAATGCTAAGGTAGTTGTTGCGGGCTTTGATTATACCTATGGTGCTAAAGCCATAGCCAATATGAAAAACTTGCCAGACTACGCTGAAGATCGCTTCAAAATTATTGAAGTCCCCGTATTGAATGAAAATAATAATAAAATTGCTTCCAAACAGATTCGCAAGGAGCTGACTGAGGGATCACTGGAAGAAGCGAACCAGGCTCTGGGCTATCCTTATTTCTTCCGTGGTTTAGTCATAAACGGCTTTAAACGAGGTCGTACCCTAGGCTTTCCAACGGCTAATATCTATACCCAGGCCAGTACTTTAATTCCCAAAGTGGGTGTTTATTTGGTTCAATGTCAGATCAACCATCAGCTATTCTGGGGGATGGCTTCCATTGGATATAATGTCACTTTTGGTGATGATAATGACAAGACCATTGAAATTAACTTGTTTGATTTTGAATCAGAAATTTATGGTGAAGAAATGCTGGTATTTTGGTACGAATATTTACGGGGTGAAAAGAAATTCTCTAGTGTAGAGGCTATGGTGGAACAGTTGAATCAAGATAAAAGTGACTGTCTAAGTCGTCTACAAAAATATGAAAATTATCAAAATTAA
- the truB gene encoding tRNA pseudouridine(55) synthase TruB, producing the protein MDGIIPLWKERGMTSHDCVNALRKLLKTRRVGHTGTLDPNVSGLLPICVNKATKMANWITDKEKVYQGEITLGFQTETEDLDGKIVRQTPVKEAVDGQLIQKAMDSMLGTITQVPPMYSAVKVNGRKLYDYARHGEKVDRPKRLVNIYEFDLLKPCRYDQDQQVQSFNFRVRCGKGTYVRTLASDLGESLGYAATMTDLIRIASSPFTQSQCFTLSEIEDQISQGKMILFFPSIF; encoded by the coding sequence ATGGATGGCATAATTCCTTTATGGAAGGAAAGAGGGATGACTAGTCACGATTGTGTCAATGCCTTACGTAAATTGTTAAAGACCAGACGGGTGGGCCATACCGGCACCTTGGATCCCAATGTGAGCGGCCTTTTGCCTATTTGTGTGAATAAGGCGACAAAAATGGCTAATTGGATCACTGATAAGGAAAAGGTCTATCAAGGAGAAATTACCTTAGGCTTTCAAACAGAAACAGAAGATTTGGACGGAAAAATTGTTCGCCAAACGCCTGTGAAAGAAGCTGTCGATGGACAGCTTATTCAAAAAGCTATGGATAGTATGTTAGGTACAATTACTCAAGTCCCTCCCATGTATTCGGCTGTTAAAGTTAACGGCCGAAAGTTATATGACTATGCCCGTCATGGTGAAAAGGTTGACCGCCCGAAAAGACTGGTTAATATCTATGAATTTGACCTTCTAAAGCCCTGCCGATACGATCAAGACCAGCAAGTGCAAAGTTTTAATTTCCGCGTCCGTTGTGGCAAGGGGACCTATGTGAGGACCCTTGCTTCAGACCTAGGAGAGTCACTAGGCTATGCTGCGACCATGACTGACCTTATTCGGATAGCCTCAAGCCCCTTTACCCAATCACAATGCTTTACTTTATCTGAAATTGAAGATCAAATTAGTCAAGGAAAAATGATTTTATTTTTCCCATCGATTTTTTAA
- the recQ gene encoding DNA helicase RecQ — protein sequence MLIEHALEKYFGYKTFRPGQKELIESILAGRDSLGILPTGGGKSICYQLPALILPGITLVISPLISLMKDQVDSLNEHGIHSVYLNSSQSSEDYFAVLDRIHSGQVKLIYVSPERLKSESFLQLANDLPLDQIAIDEAHCVSQWGHDFRASYREIANFIDQLSHRPVVSAFTATATNRVQQDIIHQLALENPYVLINSFDRPNLTFEVMEPESKKKTVIDLIDKEEAAIIYASSRKTVDRLSEWLRDQGLPVSAYHAGMSPADRMASQNDFIYERTNIIVATNAFGMGIDKPDVRQVIHYNLPTNLESYYQEAGRAGRDGLPARAILLYSPKDILTAKFLISQSNDPTSEGRLNDMINYATTSSCLRQHILAYFGQEAPDHCQNCSNCLQQVKKVDVSREGQMILSCIVRMAYPYGMTLVTDVLKGKKLQKIKDKHFDQLSTYALLKDMNEQTIKNIISQLISEGALAVNEYKGLSLTEKALPILKGNKCLYIKESAYIRSENKTKTSQKAQSLTDHLSPEDEELFEALRELRYSLASEENVPAYIIFNNQSLLDMVEIKPKNYQEFLDISGVGPVKADKYADDFCQLIEDFVSIK from the coding sequence ATGCTAATTGAGCATGCTTTGGAAAAATATTTTGGCTATAAAACGTTTCGCCCCGGACAAAAGGAACTCATTGAGAGTATTCTAGCTGGTCGCGATAGTTTGGGGATTTTACCCACTGGCGGAGGCAAATCAATTTGCTATCAATTACCTGCTTTAATCTTACCTGGTATTACTTTAGTAATCTCTCCTTTAATCTCATTAATGAAGGACCAAGTAGATAGTCTTAATGAACACGGAATTCATAGTGTCTATCTCAACTCCAGTCAATCCAGTGAGGATTATTTTGCTGTCCTGGATAGGATCCATTCTGGACAAGTCAAGCTGATTTATGTATCACCAGAAAGGTTAAAGAGCGAGTCTTTTCTACAATTAGCTAATGACTTACCCTTAGATCAAATAGCTATTGATGAAGCCCACTGTGTTTCCCAATGGGGACACGACTTTAGAGCCTCTTACCGAGAGATTGCTAACTTTATTGACCAGTTAAGTCATCGACCGGTTGTGAGTGCCTTTACAGCCACAGCTACCAATCGGGTTCAACAGGATATTATTCATCAATTGGCTCTTGAGAATCCCTATGTCCTCATTAATTCCTTTGATCGTCCCAATCTGACTTTTGAGGTTATGGAACCAGAATCAAAGAAGAAGACTGTAATTGATTTAATAGATAAAGAAGAAGCAGCTATCATTTATGCTTCTTCTCGAAAAACTGTTGACCGTTTGAGTGAATGGTTAAGAGACCAAGGACTTCCGGTGAGCGCTTATCATGCGGGAATGAGCCCAGCGGATCGTATGGCTTCGCAAAATGACTTCATCTATGAGCGTACTAATATTATTGTGGCAACCAATGCCTTTGGGATGGGAATTGATAAACCTGATGTTCGGCAGGTGATCCATTACAACTTGCCCACTAATTTAGAGAGTTACTACCAAGAAGCAGGCCGGGCAGGCAGAGACGGCTTGCCGGCTAGAGCCATTCTTCTCTACAGCCCCAAGGATATCTTGACCGCAAAATTTTTAATTAGTCAAAGCAATGATCCCACTAGTGAAGGTCGTTTAAATGATATGATTAATTATGCAACGACCTCTTCCTGCTTGAGACAACACATTTTAGCCTACTTCGGTCAGGAAGCTCCTGACCATTGCCAAAATTGCTCCAATTGTTTGCAGCAAGTGAAAAAGGTTGATGTCAGCCGAGAAGGACAAATGATCCTCTCTTGTATTGTTAGAATGGCTTATCCTTATGGCATGACCCTAGTCACAGATGTCTTAAAAGGGAAAAAACTTCAAAAAATTAAAGACAAACATTTTGACCAATTATCAACCTACGCTTTGTTAAAAGATATGAATGAGCAAACCATTAAGAATATTATTTCTCAATTAATTTCTGAAGGGGCCTTGGCGGTTAATGAATATAAGGGACTTAGCCTTACGGAAAAGGCGCTCCCAATTCTAAAAGGAAATAAGTGCCTTTATATTAAAGAATCTGCCTATATTCGATCAGAAAATAAAACGAAGACTAGTCAGAAAGCTCAATCACTGACTGATCATTTATCGCCAGAAGATGAAGAATTATTTGAAGCACTTCGTGAATTACGCTATAGTTTAGCTAGTGAAGAAAATGTTCCTGCCTATATTATCTTTAATAACCAGAGTCTCCTTGATATGGTGGAAATAAAGCCTAAGAACTATCAGGAATTTCTTGATATTAGCGGAGTAGGCCCAGTAAAGGCAGATAAATATGCAGATGACTTCTGTCAGTTAATTGAAGATTTTGTAAGTATTAAATAA
- a CDS encoding aldehyde dehydrogenase family protein encodes MDIKNLKLEKRYQLLINGEWTNGSGQETIEDYSPANGEKLAEITDATEEDVNQAVAAARQAFPKWGRTDVKERAKILNQIADVIEDNQERLALIETMDNGKPIRETAGADIPLAADHFRYFASVIRSEEDHFKMLDDNTLSMVLREPIGVVGQIIPWNFPFLMAAWKIAPALAAGDTIVLKPSSSTSLSILELAKLINDLLPKGVLNIITGSGSKSGEYLQHHPDIDKIAFTGSTSVGRQVGISAAENLIPATLELGGKSANIFFEDMDMEQALEGAQLGILFNQGEVCSAGSRILVQESIYDEFIGRLKEEFKKVKVGLPWEKDTQLGAQASQAQHQKVSEYIQVALDEGAEIISGGHSASEGDLEKGYYFEPTLLLADNSMRVAQEEIFGPVATVIKFKDVEDAIRIANDSDYGLAGGVFTKNLDTAFKVARGVRTGRIWINTYNSFEAGAPFGGYKDSGIGRETHKMILNAYTQAKNIYINLADGRSGMY; translated from the coding sequence ATGGATATTAAAAACCTTAAACTTGAAAAGCGTTATCAATTGTTAATTAATGGTGAATGGACTAATGGCAGCGGTCAAGAGACGATTGAAGATTATAGCCCGGCAAATGGCGAAAAATTAGCTGAAATTACCGATGCTACTGAGGAAGATGTCAATCAAGCTGTTGCAGCTGCCCGCCAAGCCTTTCCTAAGTGGGGCAGAACGGATGTCAAAGAAAGAGCTAAAATTCTTAATCAAATTGCTGATGTTATCGAAGATAACCAAGAGCGTCTGGCTCTAATTGAAACCATGGACAACGGTAAGCCGATTCGAGAAACAGCAGGGGCTGATATTCCTTTAGCAGCTGACCATTTTCGTTACTTTGCTAGTGTTATCCGTAGCGAAGAAGATCACTTTAAAATGCTTGACGACAATACCTTATCCATGGTTCTCCGGGAACCAATTGGCGTTGTCGGCCAGATTATTCCTTGGAACTTTCCCTTTTTAATGGCAGCTTGGAAAATAGCGCCAGCCTTAGCAGCAGGGGATACTATTGTATTAAAACCCTCCTCTTCCACTTCTCTAAGCATCCTAGAGTTAGCTAAGTTAATTAATGATCTCTTACCTAAGGGGGTTTTAAATATCATCACTGGAAGTGGATCAAAGAGTGGGGAATACCTCCAACACCACCCAGATATTGATAAAATTGCCTTTACTGGATCAACTTCGGTTGGCCGCCAAGTAGGAATTTCAGCTGCTGAAAACCTCATCCCAGCAACCTTGGAATTAGGTGGAAAATCGGCCAATATTTTCTTTGAAGATATGGATATGGAACAAGCCCTAGAAGGAGCTCAATTGGGTATCTTATTCAATCAAGGGGAAGTGTGCTCAGCAGGTTCACGAATTTTAGTGCAAGAATCGATCTATGATGAATTTATCGGTCGCTTAAAAGAAGAATTTAAAAAGGTGAAAGTTGGTTTGCCTTGGGAAAAAGACACTCAACTTGGTGCCCAAGCTAGTCAGGCTCAACATCAAAAGGTGAGCGAATATATTCAAGTGGCTTTAGATGAAGGAGCTGAAATTATAAGCGGTGGCCATTCAGCATCAGAAGGAGACCTTGAAAAGGGCTATTATTTTGAACCTACTTTATTATTAGCAGACAATAGTATGCGGGTGGCTCAAGAAGAAATTTTTGGTCCCGTTGCTACTGTGATTAAATTCAAAGATGTTGAAGATGCCATCCGTATTGCTAATGATAGTGATTATGGTTTAGCAGGCGGTGTTTTCACTAAAAACTTAGACACAGCCTTTAAGGTAGCTCGTGGAGTAAGAACAGGACGAATTTGGATTAATACCTATAATAGCTTTGAAGCTGGGGCACCATTTGGAGGCTACAAAGATTCAGGGATTGGTCGAGAAACCCACAAAATGATTCTTAATGCCTATACCCAAGCGAAAAATATCTATATTAATTTAGCTGATGGCAGATCAGGAATGTATTAA
- a CDS encoding ABC transporter ATP-binding protein yields the protein MNELVQLKNLNKVFQTQSSKPHQVIKNLNLSIKDNDFISVIGSNGAGKSTMMNLIAGTIPLSSGQIYLEDREISALPAYKRAKMISRVFQDPQMGTAKSLSVEENLAIAYKRGHKRSFQISITKDMREEFRARLSTLAMGLENRMQERVSYLSGGQRQVLTLLMAVLQTPKLLLLDEHTAALDPRTSAMVMSLTQDLVSEYQLTTLMITHDMNDALAYGNRLIMLHDGQVVVDISGEEKENCSIDDLLQLFHHNVGESLNNDELLLAN from the coding sequence ATGAATGAATTAGTTCAATTAAAGAATTTAAATAAGGTATTTCAAACGCAATCGAGTAAACCCCATCAAGTCATTAAAAATTTAAATCTCTCCATTAAGGATAACGATTTTATCAGTGTCATTGGCAGTAACGGCGCCGGAAAATCAACCATGATGAATCTTATTGCCGGAACGATTCCCTTAAGCTCGGGGCAGATTTATTTAGAAGACCGTGAAATTTCTGCTTTACCAGCTTATAAACGTGCAAAAATGATTAGTCGGGTCTTCCAAGACCCACAAATGGGTACAGCCAAATCCTTAAGCGTGGAAGAAAACTTAGCCATTGCTTATAAGCGAGGACACAAGCGCAGCTTTCAAATATCTATTACAAAAGATATGCGTGAAGAATTCCGTGCTCGTCTAAGCACCTTAGCTATGGGCTTAGAAAACCGCATGCAAGAACGGGTAAGCTACTTATCGGGGGGACAGCGCCAAGTGTTAACCTTACTGATGGCTGTCTTACAAACGCCAAAACTATTACTTCTTGACGAGCATACGGCTGCCTTAGATCCGCGCACAAGTGCAATGGTAATGTCTTTAACCCAAGACTTGGTCAGCGAGTATCAATTGACTACCTTAATGATCACCCATGATATGAATGATGCGCTAGCTTATGGCAATCGTTTAATCATGCTTCATGACGGTCAAGTAGTGGTTGATATCTCTGGAGAAGAGAAAGAAAATTGTAGCATTGACGACTTACTACAACTTTTCCATCATAATGTAGGTGAAAGTCTTAATAATGATGAGTTATTACTAGCTAACTAA